A window of Hymenobacter aerilatus contains these coding sequences:
- a CDS encoding HAMP domain-containing sensor histidine kinase, producing the protein MSIRLRLALQFGLIVGCTLLIFSLVIYAFTYQARRTLFTESLLGRAQIVGHVYLDGTNRADASRVSYRRYLRQFYRTLPQEEARVYNSQDSIVFYEGVLRTKASPGRLLAEARRLGWSVRHDAAYHQTVALRYRDAQRGTFVVIASSVDMDSERELGNLRLILLVGLLVSFVIVGVGGWFFSGQALRPMKRIVNEVDSITASDLHQRLSETNGQDEVSHLAQRFNSLLDRLETAFAGQRTFVRDASHELRTPLTALIGELEVALMQEERTPAEYHRVLRSTLDAARLLKDLANGLLQIARASDDPSQVPLTQIHLDELLLQAHEEIRRRHPTHRVDLEFSEADASQPTDPFVVRGNEALLLSAVLNVLENACKFSTDPPQPIVATLLTTPHAIRLLVRDQGVGMTLEDQQQVFVPFFRAENVRTVPGHGIGLPLTAKIMELHGGSIQVRSRLHEGTEVELILPVS; encoded by the coding sequence ATGTCTATTCGTCTTCGGTTGGCGTTGCAGTTCGGGCTGATTGTGGGCTGCACGCTGCTGATCTTTTCGCTGGTGATTTATGCGTTCACCTACCAGGCCCGGCGGACGCTGTTCACCGAGAGTCTGCTCGGGCGCGCCCAGATTGTAGGGCACGTGTATCTGGATGGTACGAACCGCGCCGATGCGAGCCGGGTATCGTACAGGCGCTATCTGCGCCAGTTCTATCGTACGTTGCCCCAGGAAGAAGCACGGGTGTATAACAGCCAGGATTCTATCGTTTTTTATGAGGGTGTCCTGCGCACCAAGGCTTCACCAGGAAGGCTGCTAGCCGAGGCGCGCCGCCTGGGCTGGAGCGTTCGGCATGATGCTGCCTATCATCAAACGGTGGCACTGCGCTACCGCGATGCGCAGCGCGGTACATTCGTAGTAATAGCGTCTTCCGTAGATATGGATAGCGAGCGGGAATTGGGCAACCTGCGGCTGATTCTGCTAGTGGGTCTGCTGGTCTCGTTTGTGATTGTGGGGGTAGGGGGCTGGTTTTTTTCTGGTCAGGCCCTGCGGCCTATGAAGCGCATCGTAAACGAGGTAGATAGTATCACGGCTTCCGACCTGCACCAGCGCCTCTCCGAAACCAACGGTCAAGACGAGGTGTCGCACTTGGCGCAACGCTTCAACAGCCTACTCGACCGCCTCGAAACGGCGTTTGCCGGCCAGCGCACCTTCGTGCGCGATGCGTCTCACGAGCTGCGCACGCCCCTCACGGCCCTTATTGGGGAGCTGGAAGTGGCTCTGATGCAAGAAGAGCGTACGCCCGCTGAGTATCACCGGGTGCTGCGCAGCACCCTCGATGCGGCCCGCCTGCTGAAGGACCTCGCCAACGGGTTGCTGCAAATTGCGCGCGCCTCCGACGACCCCTCACAGGTGCCCCTTACCCAGATACACCTCGACGAGCTGCTGCTACAGGCCCACGAGGAAATCAGGCGGCGCCACCCTACCCACCGCGTCGACCTGGAATTCAGCGAAGCCGATGCCAGCCAACCCACCGACCCGTTTGTGGTGCGCGGCAACGAGGCGCTGCTGTTGTCGGCGGTGCTTAACGTGCTCGAAAACGCCTGCAAGTTTTCTACCGACCCCCCGCAGCCTATTGTGGCCACGTTGCTGACCACCCCCCACGCCATACGCCTGCTGGTGCGCGACCAAGGGGTAGGCATGACCCTGGAAGATCAGCAGCAGGTGTTCGTACCGTTTTTCAGGGCCGAGAACGTGCGTACGGTGCCTGGGCACGGCATTGGGCTACCACTCACGGCCAAAATTATGGAGTTGCACGGGGGCAGTATCCAAGTGCGCAGCCGTCTGCACGAAGGCACCGAAGTAGAGCTAATTTTGCCCGTGAGTTAA
- a CDS encoding response regulator: MKILLVEDEPKVAAFLHKGLTEQTHAVDIASDGLLGLRLALVNGYDLVILDNLLPGLSGIEVCRRIRESHSSVPILMLTALGETDDKIRGLDAGADDYLVKPFAFQELLARIRALTRRYQEAPGAVGVVLHLADLTLDPVTKLVQRAGQSIQLTAREFALLEFLLRNKGRVVSRVDILEQVWETSFDTGSNVIDVYINFLRKKIDRDFTPKLIHTLVGMGYIMKEE; this comes from the coding sequence ATGAAAATATTGCTGGTAGAAGATGAACCCAAAGTAGCGGCCTTCCTGCATAAAGGCCTCACCGAGCAAACACACGCCGTTGATATTGCCTCCGATGGCCTGCTGGGCCTGCGCCTGGCGCTGGTGAATGGCTATGATCTGGTGATTCTGGACAACCTGTTGCCCGGCCTGAGCGGGATAGAAGTGTGCCGCCGCATTCGCGAAAGCCACTCCTCGGTGCCTATTCTGATGCTGACGGCCCTGGGCGAAACTGACGATAAAATCCGTGGCCTCGATGCCGGCGCCGATGACTATCTGGTGAAGCCTTTTGCCTTTCAGGAGCTGCTGGCCCGCATTCGGGCCCTCACGCGGCGCTACCAGGAAGCCCCCGGCGCAGTTGGCGTGGTGCTGCACCTCGCTGACCTCACCCTCGACCCCGTGACCAAGCTGGTGCAGCGGGCCGGACAATCGATTCAGCTCACTGCCCGCGAGTTTGCCCTTCTGGAGTTTTTGCTGCGCAACAAGGGTAGGGTGGTGTCGCGGGTAGATATTTTGGAGCAGGTATGGGAAACCAGCTTCGACACCGGCTCCAACGTCATTGATGTGTATATCAACTTCCTGCGCAAGAAAATCGACCGCGACTTCACCCCCAAGCTCATCCACACCCTGGTAGGTATGGGCTATATTATGAAGGAAGAATAA
- a CDS encoding BLUF domain-containing protein, producing the protein MHHLIYMSTAVQPLSDAELSTLLSQSRRRNQLGNITGALVYGDGRFMQIIEGDKAALDELYARLLTDERHIGLVKLADKEVAERSFADWSMAFRPLSDEEFLSLEGYVQPTRLNLQPLNMSAADALLLQMMRSFIMHPPAAG; encoded by the coding sequence ATGCACCATTTGATCTACATGAGTACAGCCGTGCAGCCGCTAAGCGATGCAGAGCTAAGCACGCTGTTAAGCCAGTCCCGTCGTCGCAATCAACTGGGCAATATCACGGGGGCACTGGTGTACGGCGACGGACGCTTCATGCAGATTATAGAAGGCGATAAAGCAGCGTTGGATGAGCTCTACGCCCGCTTGCTAACCGATGAGCGCCACATAGGCCTAGTGAAACTGGCCGATAAAGAGGTAGCCGAGCGCAGCTTTGCCGACTGGTCGATGGCTTTCCGGCCCTTATCTGACGAAGAGTTTCTGAGCCTAGAAGGCTACGTTCAACCCACCCGCTTGAATTTGCAGCCGCTCAATATGAGCGCCGCCGATGCCCTGCTGCTGCAAATGATGCGTAGCTTTATTATGCATCCTCCGGCCGCCGGGTAG
- a CDS encoding RNA polymerase sigma factor, translating into MISEPTSVEAALVQRLYQRDEAAMLLFYDQYSAMLYGVILRIVKHAHLAEDVLQESMLKIWHAFPSYSPTRGRLSTWALNICRNKAIDELRALRARGAECTTALPDRLPAAQQLVATAFHPEHVGVRELIRDLSPAAQQLLDMLYFQGYTQQEAAEALGEPLGTVKSRARAALGVLARRLRGTEG; encoded by the coding sequence ATGATTTCTGAACCGACGTCCGTGGAGGCTGCCTTAGTACAGCGCCTATACCAGCGCGATGAAGCCGCCATGCTGCTGTTCTACGACCAGTACAGCGCCATGCTCTACGGCGTTATTCTGCGGATTGTGAAGCATGCCCACCTGGCCGAGGACGTGTTGCAGGAAAGCATGCTGAAGATCTGGCACGCCTTCCCAAGCTACAGCCCTACGCGGGGACGACTCTCTACCTGGGCGCTCAACATCTGCCGCAATAAGGCCATCGACGAGCTGCGTGCCTTGCGTGCCCGTGGCGCCGAGTGCACTACCGCACTACCCGACCGGCTACCAGCAGCACAACAGCTCGTGGCCACCGCCTTCCACCCCGAGCACGTAGGCGTGCGGGAGCTGATTCGGGACCTGTCGCCGGCAGCACAGCAGCTGTTGGATATGCTGTATTTCCAGGGCTACACGCAGCAGGAGGCTGCCGAGGCACTGGGCGAGCCGCTGGGTACTGTGAAATCGCGCGCCCGCGCCGCGCTTGGTGTTCTGGCACGGCGCCTGCGCGGCACGGAGGGGTAG
- a CDS encoding STAS/SEC14 domain-containing protein encodes MSSASLLPIYFENAAGRILENAAGRYLYLKWSANERDTATFRALLNHVARALVRHKWSKVLAIQQVMQPLNEEELNWMLQEWLPHAMHEAGYRHGAIVLPQQAAARLTTSQLTNKAQQQAMNYQTFEEETAAAAWLMHQPD; translated from the coding sequence ATGAGTAGTGCCTCTTTGCTTCCTATATATTTCGAAAATGCCGCGGGCCGTATTCTGGAAAATGCTGCTGGTCGGTATTTATACTTGAAATGGAGCGCAAATGAGCGGGATACCGCAACTTTTCGGGCGCTGCTGAATCATGTGGCACGGGCCTTGGTACGGCACAAGTGGAGCAAGGTGCTGGCCATCCAGCAGGTTATGCAGCCGCTGAACGAAGAAGAACTGAACTGGATGTTGCAGGAATGGCTACCACACGCCATGCACGAAGCCGGCTATCGGCACGGGGCTATTGTGCTGCCGCAGCAGGCCGCTGCCCGCCTCACCACCAGCCAGCTCACCAACAAAGCCCAGCAGCAAGCCATGAATTACCAGACGTTTGAGGAAGAAACAGCGGCCGCAGCCTGGCTCATGCACCAACCCGATTAA
- a CDS encoding 4-fold beta flower protein, translating to MISLYDTTGQPVVYVDPACQGLYDAKGRLLAWFEEDFLYAANGRYLGWLHQGWVYDRNGNPALFMSNAIGGPRRPAVDTSQPTPCYWLNRAAPRRTATRRKARPARRRRATDWSTLSGPAYFAQ from the coding sequence ATGATTTCGCTTTATGACACCACCGGGCAACCCGTTGTGTACGTTGATCCGGCTTGCCAGGGGTTATATGATGCTAAGGGTCGTCTGCTGGCCTGGTTCGAAGAAGACTTCCTGTATGCTGCTAATGGCCGCTACCTGGGCTGGCTGCACCAAGGCTGGGTGTATGACCGCAACGGCAATCCTGCCCTGTTTATGAGTAACGCCATCGGTGGCCCGCGCCGGCCAGCCGTAGACACGTCGCAGCCGACACCGTGCTACTGGCTGAACCGTGCCGCGCCACGCCGCACTGCCACTCGCCGCAAAGCGCGTCCGGCACGCCGCCGTCGGGCAACGGATTGGTCTACCCTATCGGGGCCGGCCTACTTTGCGCAGTAA
- a CDS encoding glutaminase family protein: MMRISRIILVLGSSWLSIGSLLAQSLRPPAYPLITHDPYFSIWSFNDTLTAAPTRHWTGEPQTLEGLVRVDGKTYQFLGKAAPEYRAVIPTAQEKPYEARYTFTKPAEGWEKPTFAAASSWKTGPAPFTDNRSLKGTNWTEGDIWVRRTVSVPAPLPTGKLTLLLWHDDDVEVYLNGVLLTKQGEYNGKYEHFAVPEAARKALRTGENVLAMHCVSPQGGEHLDAGLYVELPQQRIPAARQTGVTLTATQTNYTFEAGPVRLTANFLSPLLLDELETVARPVSYITLGAAATDGKPHTVQVLLTEAGTTAANTPYQNVQTQAGNDATLTWQAVGTTAQPVLGQAGDNVRIDWGYAYLAAPKSAQTTSGTPSALQSAFAQSGKLAAASKPQTGAAQRVAVATVLDMGRVTKPTEQHVLLGYDDLYSVQYFGQNLRGWWRRDPAMTMAKALQTAEKEYTRLRRKSTEFDQKLYADAQAAGGKEYADLCQLAYRQAIAAHKIVAGPKGEVFFLSKENFSNGSIGTVDVTYPSAPMFLLYNNELAKGLLRFIFDYSESGRWKKDFPAHDIGTYPLANGQTYGEDMPVEEAGNMLILTAAAVKMDGKPDFARAHWPTLTKWVGFLKRDGFDPANQLSTDDFAGHLARNTNLSVKAIMGIACYGQMAQQLGDKKTADEYMALARDMAKRWQTMARDGDHYALTFDKPAGSWSQKYNLVWDKVLDLNVFPKEVAQQELAFYLKHQQRYGLPLDSRKTYTKSDWIMWTATLSDSDAEFKALVAPVWQFANDTPDRVPLNDWHETTDARKVGFQARSVVGGYFIKMLSDKLTKK, translated from the coding sequence ATGATGCGTATTTCCCGGATTATCTTAGTGCTGGGGAGCAGTTGGCTCAGTATCGGCAGCCTGCTGGCCCAAAGCCTGCGCCCGCCCGCCTACCCCCTCATCACCCACGACCCCTATTTCAGTATCTGGTCCTTCAATGATACGCTGACGGCCGCGCCTACCCGCCACTGGACCGGTGAGCCGCAGACCCTGGAAGGCCTGGTGCGGGTGGATGGCAAAACCTATCAGTTCCTAGGCAAAGCCGCGCCCGAATATCGCGCCGTGATTCCGACGGCGCAGGAAAAGCCCTACGAGGCGCGTTACACCTTCACGAAGCCCGCCGAAGGCTGGGAAAAACCAACCTTTGCCGCCGCTAGCAGCTGGAAAACCGGCCCCGCGCCCTTCACCGACAACCGCAGCCTGAAAGGTACCAACTGGACGGAAGGTGACATCTGGGTGCGCCGCACCGTATCGGTGCCCGCGCCACTGCCCACGGGCAAGCTCACGCTGCTGCTCTGGCACGACGATGATGTGGAAGTATATCTGAACGGTGTGCTGCTGACCAAGCAGGGCGAATACAACGGCAAATACGAACACTTTGCCGTGCCCGAAGCGGCCCGCAAAGCCCTGCGCACCGGCGAAAACGTGCTGGCCATGCACTGCGTGAGTCCGCAGGGGGGCGAGCATCTGGACGCTGGGCTATATGTAGAGCTGCCTCAGCAGCGCATACCTGCCGCCCGCCAAACGGGCGTGACGCTCACGGCTACGCAAACCAACTACACCTTTGAGGCTGGCCCGGTGCGGCTCACGGCTAATTTCTTGTCGCCGCTGCTGCTGGATGAGCTGGAAACTGTGGCCCGACCGGTGAGCTACATCACGTTGGGCGCTGCCGCTACCGATGGCAAGCCTCACACCGTGCAGGTACTGCTCACCGAAGCCGGCACCACCGCCGCCAACACGCCCTATCAAAATGTGCAAACCCAGGCTGGCAACGACGCTACCCTAACCTGGCAGGCAGTGGGTACCACGGCACAACCCGTGCTAGGCCAGGCCGGCGACAACGTCCGCATTGACTGGGGCTACGCCTACTTGGCCGCGCCCAAAAGTGCACAAACGACCAGCGGTACCCCCTCGGCCTTGCAGAGCGCCTTTGCGCAATCGGGCAAGCTTGCGGCGGCCAGCAAGCCACAAACCGGGGCAGCCCAGCGTGTGGCCGTGGCCACGGTGCTGGACATGGGCCGCGTGACCAAGCCCACAGAGCAGCACGTGCTGCTGGGCTACGACGACCTGTATTCTGTGCAGTACTTTGGGCAGAACCTGCGCGGCTGGTGGCGCCGCGACCCAGCCATGACCATGGCGAAGGCCTTGCAAACAGCTGAGAAGGAGTACACTCGCTTGCGCCGCAAGAGCACGGAGTTTGATCAGAAGCTGTACGCCGATGCGCAGGCCGCCGGCGGTAAAGAGTACGCTGACCTCTGCCAACTGGCGTATCGGCAAGCCATTGCCGCCCACAAGATTGTAGCCGGCCCGAAAGGGGAGGTGTTCTTTCTGTCGAAAGAGAATTTCTCCAACGGCTCTATCGGCACTGTGGACGTGACCTACCCCTCGGCACCTATGTTCCTGCTCTATAATAATGAGCTTGCCAAAGGACTACTGCGTTTCATCTTCGACTATAGCGAGTCGGGCCGGTGGAAAAAGGACTTTCCGGCGCACGATATTGGCACTTACCCCTTGGCCAACGGCCAGACCTACGGCGAGGATATGCCCGTGGAAGAAGCCGGCAACATGCTGATTCTGACCGCTGCCGCCGTGAAGATGGATGGCAAGCCTGACTTTGCCCGCGCGCATTGGCCTACCCTCACCAAGTGGGTAGGATTCCTGAAGCGTGACGGATTCGACCCGGCCAATCAGCTCAGCACCGATGACTTTGCCGGTCACCTGGCCCGCAACACCAACCTCTCGGTGAAGGCCATTATGGGCATTGCTTGCTACGGCCAGATGGCCCAGCAACTCGGCGATAAGAAAACCGCCGACGAGTACATGGCCTTGGCCCGCGACATGGCCAAGCGCTGGCAAACCATGGCCCGCGACGGCGACCATTACGCTCTCACCTTTGATAAGCCCGCCGGCTCCTGGAGTCAGAAATACAACTTGGTGTGGGACAAAGTGCTAGACCTGAATGTATTTCCGAAGGAGGTGGCCCAGCAAGAATTGGCTTTCTACCTCAAGCACCAGCAGCGCTATGGCTTACCCCTGGACAGCCGCAAGACCTACACCAAATCGGACTGGATTATGTGGACGGCTACCCTTTCCGATAGTGATGCAGAGTTTAAAGCACTGGTAGCACCCGTGTGGCAATTTGCCAACGATACGCCCGACCGGGTGCCCCTCAACGACTGGCACGAAACGACCGATGCACGTAAAGTCGGCTTTCAGGCCCGCTCGGTGGTGGGCGGCTACTTTATCAAGATGCTGTCGGATAAGCTAACGAAGAAGTAG